Within Candidatus Binatia bacterium, the genomic segment GGTTTGCGGCGCAGGCAACCCTGGAAGGATGCGCTCCTTCCCGAGCGACGAAGCCGCCGTTGGGCCTGGCCGGGCGTTTCCGCACCCCACCCACCGCCGGCCACCGCAAACCACGGAAATCGTCGCGCTGCGCGCAGACCTTCGGCGCGAGTAGCGCACAGGAGCCGGGCTGCCCTCAGCCCGGTGTCTGTGTCGCGTTCACCCGGCGCGCGGAGGGCCGACGCCGGAACAGATCGCTCACCGCTACCAGGCACTGTCTTCCGCGTGGGCCGGGGGTGGGGCCGGGGTGGCACCTCCGCAAGTGCCCGAAGAGGCTTGACAATACATAATAAACAGATCTGAATTGGGGGCTTGCCGGGCCGCTTTGGGGCGCCGAATGGTGGCGTGCAGGGAGGGTGGGCATGGCGCGCGCGCATCGGATCCACGTGCCGGGGCACGTGCGGCACCTGACCCATCGGTGTCACAACCGGCGGTTCTTGCTGAAACCTGCGCGCGATCGGCACGTGTGGCGGGCGTGGCTGTCCGAAGCGCGGCGGCGCTTCGGACCGTGCGTGCTGGACTACGCGGTGACCGCCAATCACGTTCACCTCCTCGTCCGCGACCGGGGCCAAGACGAGATCCCCGCCAGCATGCAGCTCGTCCAGGGGCGTACGGGACAGGCCTACAAGCGCCGCAAGCGGCGTCGCGGCGCGTTCGGCTTGAACCAAATCGGGGTCGGAATCGGGATCGGAATCGAGGAGGACATGAGCTTCGGCCACGAGCGACTTGACGTCTACCGAGCAGCCATCGAGTACGTGGGCTGGGTACAGCGGACGACGGATCGATTCCGATGCCGATACCGATTCCGACCCCGAGGGGAACTGGTTGCCAGGGAAATGCCGAACAGGAGGCTCCGCGTGCTCGGCACCACGGGGCCGAGCGGCCAGGCGGGCAGCGTTCCGGTCCGGCGCCGGTTGGTGAGATTCGGCGTTATGGGCGAATCAGTACCATCGAGCCCGACGGCGACCGCTACGTCCTCCGCGACGGGGCCGCCGCCTATGGACGCGATTCCACCGCCGAAACTGCCGCCCTAAGCGCAGAATCCGCCCGCTGCGGAGCCCTGTTCCTTCGTTGTTTCAGTCGCTTCTTGCGAATTTCGCCATGTAGTGGCGACCAAGTCGGTTGCCAGTGGCGTTGTGGCGCAGGCACAATGCACAGTGAGGCGATGGTGTTGGGATGTACCTGCGGGCGACGCGGCGACGTAAGGACGGGAAGGTTCGCGTCTACTGGCAGCTGGTCCGCTCGGTGCGACAGGGGCGCAAGGTGCGGCAGGAAACGGTGGCGCACCTGGGAGAGCTCGATGCCGAGGGGCGTGCGAAGGCAAGAGCGCTGGCAGAGTCGATCACGGGGCGTGCGGCCAGCAACGGCAATCAAGGGGATTTGTTCACGGCCTCTGCGTTTGCGGTGGAGCCGGTTGCGGTCGATCTCAAAGGTGTGCGACTCGAACGCAGCCGATCCTTCGGGGCGGTGTGGCTGGGATGGAAGCTGTGGCAGGCACTGAAGTTCGACGAGTTGTGTGCCGAGCTGATGCCGCGCGGACGTGAGGCGGTACCGTGGGCGGACGTCGTGGCGATCCTGGTGATCGGTCGGCTGTGCGAGCCTTCCAGTGAGCTGCACGTGGCCGAGGACTGGTACCGCAGCACGGCGCTGGCGGATCTGCTGGGAGTGGAGGCCGAGCAGATCTACGACGAGCGACTCTACCGCGCCCTCGATCAGCTCTTGCCGCACAAGGGGGAGATCGAGCAGCACCTGGTGAAACGGCTGGGGGAACTGTTCGCTATCGAGTACGACCTGCTTTTGTACGACGTGACCAGCACCTACTTCGAGGGTGTCGGTGATCCGGAGAACTGCAAGCGCGGCTACCGCCGCGACCACCGGCCGGACTGCGTGCAGGTGAACGTGGCGATGGTGGTGACGCGGGAGGGGATTCCACTGGGCTACGAGGTGTTCGCGGGCAACACGGCCGACGTGGACACCGTGGAGGAGATCGTCACCGCGATGGAGCAGCGCTACGGCAAGGCGCAGCGGGTCTGGGTGATGGACCGGGGAATGGTCAGTGCCGAGCGCATCGAGTGGCTGCGGACCGGAGGGCGGCGCTACCTGATCGGGACTCCGCGCGCCGAGCTACGGCACTGGGCCAGGGAACTGGCGGACAAGAGCAACTGGCGTGAGATTCGCGAGGACGTGCAAGTGAAGATCTGTGCGGGACCCGATGGCCAGGAGAGCTTTCTGCTCTGCCGTTCGGCGGCGCGCGCGCGTGGAGAAAGAGAAGGCCATGCATCGCCGTTTCTGCGAACGCATCGAGCAGGGGCTGCACAGTATCGGCCGACGCATCGAGAAGGCAAAGCGTGCGCTGGACCGCGGTGCAATCGAGCGCCAGATCGGCCGCCTGCTCGAGCGCAACAGCCGCGCCGCGGCCGCCTACTCGATCACGCTGCTCGACGATCCCGCTCCGGCCGGCATTCGCTTGCAGTGGAGCAAGCCCGAGCAGTGGGAAGAGTGGGCGGCAGTGAGCGAGGGTACCTACATCCTGCGCACCAACGTCTCGGACTGGAGCGAGGAAGAACTCTGGCGAACCTACATCCAGCTCACCGCAGCCGAGGCCGCTTTTCGCATTCACAAGTCCGAACTCGGCATCCGCCCCATCTGGCATCACAAGGCCGATCGGATCAAAGCGCACATCTTGGTCTGCTTTCTTGCCTACGTGCTGTGGAAGACCTTGCAGAAGTGGCAGTCGAAGGCGGGGCTCGGCGACAGTCCGCGCACGATCCTCACCGAACTCTCCCGCATCCACTCTGCCGACATCGCGCTGCCGCTGGCCAACGGCAGCGGCCGCGAACTGCGAATTCGTTGTGTGGTGCGTCCCGAGACCGAACAAGCCATCCTTCTCGATCGACTCGGGCTCACCTTGCCGGAGAGACTCCAGCCGCCGAAGACCATCGACCTTCAGCAAATGTAGTGGCGACCAGAAGACCTAAGTGGTTGATTTATCGAGAGTCGCCCTCTTGAACTGTGGAAGTTGGGCTAGGTTTCAGTAACTTGCAGAGGTGCCACCCCGGAGCCAAGATCGGCGAACGGCTGAGTAGTTGATTTAAGTGCCGGGGACGGGGATCGAACCCGTACGGGGGAAACCCCCACGGGATTTTAAGTCCCGTGCGTCTGCCAATTCCGCCACCCCGGCCTGGGGGGATCTGAGGGCCCGAGGGCCTGGAGCCATGGTTGCGGCGCCGTGACCTGGAAATGTCCGGGCTTACTCGCCGACTGCGGTGCCGCCGTGGCGCGGTCTCTCCGCTCCGCCGCTCGGCCGCTCCTCGACCTTTCCACCCTTCGACTCCTCAACTCCTGCTCCACCACGATACAGCCGGTAATCCACCTCCGGAAAGATGTTGTCCATCGCCTCCAGCGCGACGAGGCGCTCCACGTCCACCTCGCCGTTCTCCAACGCGTCGGCCAAATAGCAAAACCGCGCCACGTGATCGCGGACCCGCCGCGCCGCGTACTCCGCCGCCGTCCCCGTATTAATGATGAAAGGCCAGTCGGAACTCTGCCCCAACAACAACTCCCGCATGCACTGCTGCAACACTCGATGCGTCAGCTCCGGCACCGCACCGCTCGACCCGTAGCGCTCCACCAACCCCTCCAGCCGCCGCCCACACTCGTACAACGGCGGATACAACCAGTCCGTCGCCCCGTTCAACCAGCCCTCGAAATATCCCTTGTGCCCCCAGGTCGACGTGCACGGTACCCCCGTCTGATGCACCGGATGCCGATCGAGATACGCCGACAGACCGATCAACTCCACCGTGCCCTGGTCGAACGCCGCCTTGCGAATCACGAAGTCCAGCCACTGCGGACCCTCGAACCACCAGTGCCCGAACAGCTCCGCATCGAACGGCGCCACCACCACCGGCGCCGTCTCCATTACCGCACTCAAATACTCCACGTGCGCCACCCGCTGATGCAGGAAGTCCCCGGCATGCTGTGCCGCCCGCTCCCGCGCCACCTCCGGCCGATACGGCTCCTTCCACCCCGTTGGCCCCGTGATGCGATGGTACTTGATGCCCGTGTCGACCCGCACGTCACCGGCGATGTACGGCCTGATGTAATCGAAATCGAGATCGTGCCCGATGTCGCGATAGAACTCCCGATAATCCGGATGCCCCGGGAAACCCTCGCGGGCCGACCAGACCTGCTTGGTGCTCGCCTGATCGCGCCCGAACGCCGCCACGCCGGCCGGCGTATACAGGGGCGCATACACGCCGTAGTACGGCGTCGCACTGGCGTGATCGATGCCGTGCGACTCCACGAAGAAATACCGCACCCCCTCGCGCGCCAACAGCTCGTCGACGCCCGGATAATACCCGCACTCCGGGAGCCACATCCCCTGCGGCCGCCAGCCGAACACCCTTTCGAAGTAGTCGAGGCCGGCGCCGATCTGCGCCGCCACCGCCCGCGGCTGCGCCGCAAACAACGGCATCAACATGTGCGTCGCCGTCGTCGTCACCAGCTCGATCAAACCCGCCTCGTGAAAGCGCTTGAACGCCGCCGCCAGTCGCCCGCCGTACCGGTCGACGAACACCGCCTTCGTGCGCCCGAAAAACTCCCGGTAAAACCCGGCAAGATAATGGAAATGACCGTCGTTGCGCGTCCGCTCCAGTTCCTTCTCGCTGAGCTCGATGCACCGCGCCAGGTGCGCCGCGTAACGCTCCTGCAGCAACGCGTCCTCCAACATCGCCAGTAGACTCGGCGAAATCGACACCGTGAGCTGCGCCCGCACTCCCTCGGCGCATAAACGTTCCAACACCTCCACCAACGGCACGTACGTCTCGCCGATCGCCTCGAACAACCACCGCTCCTCTAGAAACGAGTCGTATTCCGGATGGCGCACGTACGGCAGATGGGCGTGCAGAACGAAGGCGAGATATCCCTTAGACACGAACCGCCCCCTCCAGCCGGTGCAGCAGGATCTCGTAGAGCAGATAGTGCTGCGCCGTCACGCTCTCCAGCGACGGCGCCTCGGTCGCACGCTTCTTCGCCGTCAGGCGCCGCATGCTGGCTTGCAGCGGGTTGGCCAGCAGCTCCTGCACACCCCAGACGATCGAGCCCGGGTTGTCGTAGGTAACCAGACCGTTCTGCCCGTGCACCACGCACCGGATACCCGCCTGGTGCGTGGTCAATACGGGCCGCCCACTGTCGATTGCCGCCTGCGCCACCGCCGCGTCCTGCCAGGTCCGCGCCGGAATGACCACGAAGTCGCACGCGTGCAGCAGCGCGTCGAACATCCCCTGGGTCACGTCCCCGAAGAAACGGCAGCGATAACCGAGCCCCACATGCCAGGCTCGCGCCTCGAGCTCGCCCCGCAGCGGTCCGTCGCCGGCAAACGCGAACTGCACCGTACCGTGCGAGCGGCACACGATCGTCGCCGCCTCCATGAGGAGGTCCGCCCCGGCCGCGTGCGACACTTCTGCCGCAAACAACACCAGCGGCGCCTGCGGATTGAGCTGGAAGTTCCGCTTCACCTCGCCGGGGTCGCCCTGCCGCCCCGCATCGCCCGCATCGACGATGTCCGGAATTACCACGACACGTTCCCCCGCGGCGCCGAACAGACTCAGCACTTGCTGGCGCGTCGCCGAGTGCGGCACGACAACCACCTCGGCGCCGTGCACCGCCGCCCGCTCACGATCGACGATCGCCGCCGCCAGCGGATGCGACAGGTTGCCCTGCGCGCGTTCGTGCTCGGTGGAGTGCAACGACAGGATCAACGGCAACCGCAACGCCTCCGCGGCGGCCAGCCCGACGCCCGCCGAGTACCAGTCGTGCGCGTGGAGCAACTCGAACGGCCGCTCCCGGTGCGCCGCCAGCAGCGCGGCGTATATCGGCCTCGCCGCCGCGTCCAACGTCGCCAGCGGATCGTCGGCGTCGTGAGCCTGCACGCCCGCGGGCGGCGTCGCAAACTGCGTCACCTCGCCGCCGAACCGGCGCAGACGCTCGGCAAGCTGGGTGGTCAGAACACGCAACGGGCTGTCCGCCTCGGCCCACGGATCTACGAACAGCATCGCCACCGACACCGATCCGCGCGGCGCGATGCCGGCCAGCTCGCGGTTCAGCCTCTCGTAGGCGGGAGCGTCGAAGATGTTCTCGACCGGAAAGACTCGTTTGAAACCGCCGCTGACAAACAGGCCTTCAAGCTGGAAGTTGCCGGCCGCGCGGTCGCGGTCGAAGAATACCGTGGCCGAGCGCACCGCCGCACGAAAAGCGCCGTCGCCGCACCTGATGCCGATCTCGGCCAGCCGGTGGCGACCCGGTTCGTCGACGCCGAAGTAGTAGCTGCCGCTCAGGCCGCCGACATCGATATCGAAGAAACGGTGTGCGTTGTAGCCGTCGAACACGACGTCGGTGACGTCGTAAAAGCGAATCGCCAGCGGCGCGCGCCGGCCGGCCTCTCCCGCCGCAGCCCGCAGACGATCCAGCGATTCCTGTCGCAGGTGCCAGTGCACGTGCCCAAGGCGCGGGTGCACCATGTTCAACACCAGCGTGTCGGTGGCGCAGGGGATCGGATAATTCTGCCCGATCTCCCAGGCGATTTCGCGCAGCCGTTCTTGGGTCAACATTGTCGCGGGTCCTGTGCCGAACGGGCCTCGGCTCTCGCTACGCCCCGGCCCTGTCGCAGTCAACCGCCCGCCACCCCGCCGGGTCAAGCGACACCCGCTCCTTGCACCACCGCGAGCCCCTTGCAGCGATGCGTCTCAAAACGGCCTTCCACGACCCACAAGAAGACCCACCGGACGCCCGGAGCAAAGGCAAAAAGCAGGATGGACTTATGGCACGACCCGTGCTTCATATGACCTTCGGCAGGAGACCTCATGATGAAACCAGTGAAAGTCCGGCGTGTCTTGTTGAAGTTGATCGTGTCGTTGCCGATCAGCCTCGGGGCGATCGGCGGGGTGGCGGCGGCGCTCGAGGACGCTCCGCAGATGACCGAGGCCGCGCAGGAAGTAATCGCGCGAGCGGCGGCCCCGATTACGCATTACCGTCAGTGGACTGGGCCGTCCAAGGAGGTAACGAACTCCGACCTCGGGACGGCGGTTACCACTTCCCGCGACGTTCCGGATCTGGGAACGATGCTCCTGCTCGGGTCGGGTCTGTTCGGAATCGGCGTGCTGCGCATGCGACGTCAACTGCCGCGCGAAACCGGCGATGAAGACGGAGAGGTGAGCAAGGGCGGGGTGCTTCGGATCTAAGGTTTGCACCGGCTCACGGGCGGACTTCGTAGTAAGCGCTCACCGGATTTTCGAAGTCGTGACGTTTGAAGCGCGTAAAGCCGGCGGCTGCAGTCATCTCTCTTGCCACCGGCTCGCTGAACCCTAACGTGCCGAGTCCGGCGCCTTCGGGATGCGACAGCGCCGATGACATGCAACTGAGCACCGAAAATCCGTACATCATGGCGGCCATCGGGTTCTCGCGCAGGTTCTCCTCGAAGGTGGGTTTGGCGTTGATGTCGGCGATGAGCCAGGTGCCGTCGGGCTTCAACGCTCGTCGCACCGCCCGCATGACGTCGAGCGGGTGCGTCATGTCGTGAATGCAGTCGAAGGCCGTGACGAAGTCGAAGCCGGCGTCCTCGGGCAACGGGTCGGCGGTCGGATCGTGGAAGCTGACGTTGTCCAGGGCGGCGGCGCGGGCGTCCGCCTCCGCGTGTGTCAGGGCGTGCTTCGAGATGTCGTAACCGAAAAAACGCGAGGCCGGAAAGGCCTTCGCCATCTCGATCAGGGCAACTCCCGTACCGCAGCCGATGTCCGCGACCCTGGCGCCCGCGGCGAGCTTGCCGACCACGCCGTCGAGTTGCGGCAAGGCAATGGGCACCAGAATGGTGCGGAACCACGGCGCCAGCATCCCCTCCACGCCGCGCGCACCTTCGTGACCGAGCGCGTCGTACGGCAGGCCGATCCCGGTTTCAAACGACTCGAGTAACCGCTCGAGCACTCCCATCTGACTGGGTAGCGCCGCGAAGGCGCCGGCCGCGAAAGCGGGGCTCTCCTCGTTGGCGAGCACCAGCCCCCCAATCGGCGACATCGAGAAGCGTTCCTCTCCCACGTAATCGAGAAGCCCCGCGGCCGCCTGTCCGCGGAGCCACTCGCGAACCCAGCGCTCGTGCAGATTCGTCTTCTGCGCCAGCTCCACGCTGCTCATCGGCCCGGCATCCTGCATCGCCCGGTACAGGCCGAGATGATGTCCGAGATAGATCATCCCGGACATCACCAGTCCGCTCATCTGATCGAAGACGAGTTTGATGAAGCGGCGGATCTGCGCCGGGAAGTCGTTCGGGTCGGAAGGCATGAATGGTCCTCCTTCAGCCGGCAGTTACGGCCTGGCCTTCACGGTCGAAGAGATGCACGGCGGAGGGGGGTACGTCCAGCCCGATGCGGCCGCCGGGGTGAAGATCGTGCGTACCCGCGAGACGCACCACCAGACGGGGGCCTTCCGCGTCGGTCCCAACCCCAACATGGGCGAGGGTCTCGTGACCGAGGTATTCGACGTAGGCGACGCGCCCCCACAACGACGGGCGGTCGCCCGCATGGAGCCGGAACGACTCGGGTCGGATGCCGGCCGTGGTCACGGTCCGGTCCCGCTCCGGACGGACTTCCCGCGCCAGGTCTATGCACTGATCGCCGACACGGAGGCGCAACTCTCCGACCGCACCGGGCATCAGAACCGTCGGAAATAGGTTCATGGACGGATTGCCGATGAAGCCCGCAACGAAGGTGTTGGCCGGGCGTTCGTAGAGGTCGCGCGGACCGGCAACCTGCTGCAAACGGCCGTGGTTCATGACTGCAACTCGATGCCCGA encodes:
- a CDS encoding transposase, with amino-acid sequence MARAHRIHVPGHVRHLTHRCHNRRFLLKPARDRHVWRAWLSEARRRFGPCVLDYAVTANHVHLLVRDRGQDEIPASMQLVQGRTGQAYKRRKRRRGAFGLNQIGVGIGIGIEEDMSFGHERLDVYRAAIEYVGWVQRTTDRFRCRYRFRPRGELVAREMPNRRLRVLGTTGPSGQAGSVPVRRRLVRFGVMGESVPSSPTATATSSATGPPPMDAIPPPKLPP
- a CDS encoding glycosyltransferase — protein: MLTQERLREIAWEIGQNYPIPCATDTLVLNMVHPRLGHVHWHLRQESLDRLRAAAGEAGRRAPLAIRFYDVTDVVFDGYNAHRFFDIDVGGLSGSYYFGVDEPGRHRLAEIGIRCGDGAFRAAVRSATVFFDRDRAAGNFQLEGLFVSGGFKRVFPVENIFDAPAYERLNRELAGIAPRGSVSVAMLFVDPWAEADSPLRVLTTQLAERLRRFGGEVTQFATPPAGVQAHDADDPLATLDAAARPIYAALLAAHRERPFELLHAHDWYSAGVGLAAAEALRLPLILSLHSTEHERAQGNLSHPLAAAIVDRERAAVHGAEVVVVPHSATRQQVLSLFGAAGERVVVIPDIVDAGDAGRQGDPGEVKRNFQLNPQAPLVLFAAEVSHAAGADLLMEAATIVCRSHGTVQFAFAGDGPLRGELEARAWHVGLGYRCRFFGDVTQGMFDALLHACDFVVIPARTWQDAAVAQAAIDSGRPVLTTHQAGIRCVVHGQNGLVTYDNPGSIVWGVQELLANPLQASMRRLTAKKRATEAPSLESVTAQHYLLYEILLHRLEGAVRV
- a CDS encoding class I SAM-dependent methyltransferase, which gives rise to MPSDPNDFPAQIRRFIKLVFDQMSGLVMSGMIYLGHHLGLYRAMQDAGPMSSVELAQKTNLHERWVREWLRGQAAAGLLDYVGEERFSMSPIGGLVLANEESPAFAAGAFAALPSQMGVLERLLESFETGIGLPYDALGHEGARGVEGMLAPWFRTILVPIALPQLDGVVGKLAAGARVADIGCGTGVALIEMAKAFPASRFFGYDISKHALTHAEADARAAALDNVSFHDPTADPLPEDAGFDFVTAFDCIHDMTHPLDVMRAVRRALKPDGTWLIADINAKPTFEENLRENPMAAMMYGFSVLSCMSSALSHPEGAGLGTLGFSEPVAREMTAAAGFTRFKRHDFENPVSAYYEVRP
- a CDS encoding DUF1957 domain-containing protein; translation: MSKGYLAFVLHAHLPYVRHPEYDSFLEERWLFEAIGETYVPLVEVLERLCAEGVRAQLTVSISPSLLAMLEDALLQERYAAHLARCIELSEKELERTRNDGHFHYLAGFYREFFGRTKAVFVDRYGGRLAAAFKRFHEAGLIELVTTTATHMLMPLFAAQPRAVAAQIGAGLDYFERVFGWRPQGMWLPECGYYPGVDELLAREGVRYFFVESHGIDHASATPYYGVYAPLYTPAGVAAFGRDQASTKQVWSAREGFPGHPDYREFYRDIGHDLDFDYIRPYIAGDVRVDTGIKYHRITGPTGWKEPYRPEVARERAAQHAGDFLHQRVAHVEYLSAVMETAPVVVAPFDAELFGHWWFEGPQWLDFVIRKAAFDQGTVELIGLSAYLDRHPVHQTGVPCTSTWGHKGYFEGWLNGATDWLYPPLYECGRRLEGLVERYGSSGAVPELTHRVLQQCMRELLLGQSSDWPFIINTGTAAEYAARRVRDHVARFCYLADALENGEVDVERLVALEAMDNIFPEVDYRLYRGGAGVEESKGGKVEERPSGGAERPRHGGTAVGE